From the genome of Vigna angularis cultivar LongXiaoDou No.4 chromosome 11, ASM1680809v1, whole genome shotgun sequence, one region includes:
- the LOC108333137 gene encoding ribonuclease 3-like protein 1 isoform X1 translates to MCCFLHNFHCWSLQSSSLYLLTNCKRLLNRRRQISMENNFSHIPKLAVNLKNLPPIDPFQVTNPSSNSKNKLNNSFCSRTAVKDAKRKPSLGKLRASDKDIVKEPSLGMTKIVVEGASSSSSNQKSESCGTPTTPSQTEEGMKKGTARSNLYEICVANHWKPPIFECCKEEGPSHERMFTFKVIIAIEASRNTLECYGAPHRKKKEAADDAAEGALFYLKYNQ, encoded by the exons ATGTGCTGCTTCCTTCATAACTTTCATTGTTGGTCCCTTCAATCTTCTTCATTATATCTTCTCACAAACTGCAAACGTTTATTGAATAGGAGAAGACAAATAAGCATGGAAAACAATTTCTCTCACATCCCAAAACTTGCTGTTAATCTCAAAAACCTTCCTCCAATCGATCCCTTTCAAGTCACAAATCCTTCCTCTAATTCAAAG AATAAGTTGAACAACAGTTTTTGTAGCAGAACTGCTGTTAAAGATGCAAAGCGAAAACCTAGTCTGGGAAAGTTGCGTGCTTCTGATaaagacattgtcaaagaacCCTCCTTGGGAATGACGAAAATTGTAGTTGAGGGAGCTTCTTCAAGTTCATCTAACCAAAAGAGTGAGTCTTGTGGCACCCCAACGACTCCGTCTCAGACAGAAGAAG GTATGAAGAAAGGAACTGCAAGGTCTAAtttgtatgaaatctgtgttgCAAATCATTGGAAACCTCCAATCTTTGAATGTTGCAAAGAGGAAGGCCCAAGTCATGAGAGAAT GTTCACTTTCAAGGTTATCATTGCTATAGAAGCATCAAGAAACACATTAGAGTGCTATGGTGCCCCTCATCggaaaaagaaagaagcagCAGACGACGCAGCTGAGGGAGCATTATTTTACCTCAAGTATAACCAATAA
- the LOC108333137 gene encoding ribonuclease 3-like protein 1 isoform X2 yields the protein MRRQISMENNFSHIPKLAVNLKNLPPIDPFQVTNPSSNSKNKLNNSFCSRTAVKDAKRKPSLGKLRASDKDIVKEPSLGMTKIVVEGASSSSSNQKSESCGTPTTPSQTEEGMKKGTARSNLYEICVANHWKPPIFECCKEEGPSHERMFTFKVIIAIEASRNTLECYGAPHRKKKEAADDAAEGALFYLKYNQ from the exons AT GAGAAGACAAATAAGCATGGAAAACAATTTCTCTCACATCCCAAAACTTGCTGTTAATCTCAAAAACCTTCCTCCAATCGATCCCTTTCAAGTCACAAATCCTTCCTCTAATTCAAAG AATAAGTTGAACAACAGTTTTTGTAGCAGAACTGCTGTTAAAGATGCAAAGCGAAAACCTAGTCTGGGAAAGTTGCGTGCTTCTGATaaagacattgtcaaagaacCCTCCTTGGGAATGACGAAAATTGTAGTTGAGGGAGCTTCTTCAAGTTCATCTAACCAAAAGAGTGAGTCTTGTGGCACCCCAACGACTCCGTCTCAGACAGAAGAAG GTATGAAGAAAGGAACTGCAAGGTCTAAtttgtatgaaatctgtgttgCAAATCATTGGAAACCTCCAATCTTTGAATGTTGCAAAGAGGAAGGCCCAAGTCATGAGAGAAT GTTCACTTTCAAGGTTATCATTGCTATAGAAGCATCAAGAAACACATTAGAGTGCTATGGTGCCCCTCATCggaaaaagaaagaagcagCAGACGACGCAGCTGAGGGAGCATTATTTTACCTCAAGTATAACCAATAA